The genomic stretch AATCAATTTTGCAATGTTGATGACTTGTTACATGGTAAGACTAACTGAAATTTTCAAAAAGTTAACAAGAGTTGTGAAATATGCAGTAATTTTTTGTGTGTTCTATCGTCAGATGGTGATAGTAAATTTGAGGCTTGTGAAGAATCGTCCAATGCAGAGAAAAAAGTCAAAATGAAAGGTAGGTATTACATGTTTAAATCATTCACTTAGTTATTTTCGAACTccgcattttattttattttacatttacttGACGTTCAGTCATCACCTTAAATGCGGGTATGCATAATAATGCCGGAAATTATACTTATCAACGGTTAAGAATCAATAACACCTAACTatcatgctaaaaaaaaaacgttgaaTACTCAAAGCCTATAGACGTTATACCGAAGCTTGAAATAACTAcaaattaatacctactaattaaatttttcaatcaaaataacaactgtaaaatttgtataaataatctCTAAAATCACAAAACTTTGGGTTCTCGGCTCTGTAGAACTATCATATGTATTTCGGTAtggtaaaaaaatcaggacTTACGAAACTGAAATACTCGTATTCGCCTTCTCCGTCACGTACACGAGAAATTATGCAATATAGTGCATCTATTCTGACGCTGCGCTTTTATTCTTTACTATTTTTCAggcaaaaaattcaaaaagaaaaagacCGCCTTAGAAGAATTTAAAATGAGAACAACACTAGCCTTAGAGAAAGAGAGAGTACAACAGAAGAGTGAAGAACTGAGGCTAAGAGCTTTAGAGCTTAAATTGAAAGGAGAAGAGTTGAGATTGAAAGAGATTGAAATGAACAAGATTAACTATTTGACTAACATTGAAGATGAGAAGTTGAAATGCTTCAAAGACATATCTTCCTCTCTGAAAGAGTAAGTGTACTTGAAGAATATTCAGGATTTTCAATTGGAAATTATCatgaatgttttaaaaaataactaacaatAACTAATGAAGATGGCATAGTatgatgtatgtaaatactttattgtacagtaaacacaaaataatacaaaaataaaacaacaaaataaaaagagtacaaaggcgcaTACAGCAGCCAGGCATAGTCACATATTTAAGCCCtgaaaaaaaccttgtattatCTTTTTCCTAGAACCCGATTGCAGTGCCCTCTACTGGGTCCAATAGTGAATATAAACCATACAGTGTCccatataatatttattcaaaatcgGGCCTAGTCATTTAGGAAGAATTCAATGTACGTCATTGAATTCTTCCTTAATTACTAAGCTGATTTTGACTAAATATTGTCTGGCGGTTTATATGTTAAGACAAGAGATATGTTTAAAGAAGAAACAGCATGTTGATAAAAccccataataaataaaacttgtttttcAGGTTGTTGGACCGCATGAGAAACGGAACATCAAGATTCCATAATATACTGTAGGCGTGCAGGAGTTCAAAATGTTCTCAAACTTTGTTGAACTCTGAGTGGTACTCTACATTCAGGACTATGAAGAAAGATGGAGATGAAGAATGGCATGTGTCATAAAtctctgaaaataaaataaatgaagacATTCAGAACCTACCGGACGAcgagcgttggcaggcctcctattGGATgggctgacgacatcgtgaaagtGCGGGCAAGcaaggtggatgcaagtggcgagttgtcattcattgtaaCATTCTAaggagacctttgttcagcagtagacgtgttccggctgatgatgatgattcagagACTGCGCATGAAGACATATGTTCCATTGAGCTATGGGAAGATTTAGCATCAAGGCGTCTTGAGTGGAGATCTCGTCAATCAGGTTGTGTCATCGAAACTTAACCTATAACTGATTTAGATGTCAAACGAGATAAAATAATTCCCATAACATGGATGGACCACCAGCTATCTCCCACGGCCGTGAGATGGGCCTTACGTGCCCAAAATACACACAAAGGCGTATACAACCAGCGCATACCATGAAATAAGTTGGAAAATAAATTGCAATtcgtttatgtaaaaaaaagataaaaaaacattgttaatatctaactataaataatatatttacatgAATTGtatataaatttacaatatttttttctatgtaaagatattttttaaaccgcggtttttattttgagttaaAGCGTTATTACCTTGCTCGGGCTGCTTTCCACTAGAGGTGTGCGAGgcgagaatgtgtttttcatgaaccaatacaagcacagctctagtgggaACAGCTGTAGTGTTTCTaaattggttcatgaaaaacgcattcctcacacatctctgatcgatgtacagtcaagttcataaaacttgtgagcaaaaatttcaatttcataAACATGCTTCTACACCGTTAACAATAGTAGTTTTCAGAATTTTTTGATCAAATTCTTGCTCAAAAGTTTTTAAATTCGACCGtacaggctaacttggttgcaaccccctaaataaaactTAAGGACCATTTTTTTCTCATAATACGCCCAAGGAcgtaaatatgaataaaatactaaaatgaATGTAAATCAATTCTCATTTATTTACAGCATTTAACAATTACAATGTCAAACAATTGCACgtagataaaattttaatagtaACATAATAGGCTGTGACCACGCAGAGGCAGTAGCGGAAGCGGTagcgatattttttattgattaagtTTGTATCGAACCTTTCACACTGAACGAGGGTTCCTGTGACAGACATATTGGGGCttatatcgtgaggtccgtttgacaactttgtcatttgcgtcacgtttgggATTGGTTCAAttcaataactaaatgagccaacgCCAACAAGCAAGACAATGTGGTTTAGACGAAGGCTGTCTTGACCACTTATTTTTCGAATGTTCAAAGCTGACATCTCTCATCTCTCATCTCCCCCTTACATTCCTCGCCCTGTTAACTTTAAATCCCTCCTTCGTTATGTATATTCTCCCTTTATTACCATTCTGTGTGATTTTATATCCTCTAATAATATAAGACTATAGTTCTATCTAATCAATAACAACATCTTTTGTCTTTGTCGCAGTGGCGTGCCTCCCGCAACAGCGTTCGGccgaaaaggattttttttttctctttcaaaattattttcttgctgctgtcaaactgttggcgttctgcagaatcaaccgcaaccctgtcatcgcaactgacattggcccaagccttaaggccgccattgagggaataataataataacaagcaagacgtcaaatggacctctcgatactaacgccatctagcgatatttttccTGTCAAAAAAACCCTTATTACAGATCTCTATTGAATAATGATTTTTCATCGTATTTCGTCGGATATGttcgtatttattttgcttACAACAACAAGACAAaacacgatggcaaaacattattcgcTACATCTGTAGTTAAGTTAGTACTTAGTAATTGCCTCAGTGTGTACACAgcattattttgttaaaaatagtaaCAATCAATAGTTTTTAAACTTGGAAATGTGCTGATAATACTTAAACTAGTTAAAACATAAATGTTAAGGTTATTGCCATAATAAAATCGACAAGTATAGTCTTTACAATTTGAACTGAGCTACCATTACCGCCATACAAAGCCATTGCCTAAAACATCAATAATCAAGTTATTTTATGTATGGGCTTCTAATTTGTAGTTGCAATGGTGCAGCGGGTCGTAACATTAGGCAACATAACAAaaagttttcataaaaactttttacaaacgaaattatttttaagtgcGTCGGACGAGATTCGAACCCGAATCTCCTGGCTTTACGCGCCAAGTATCCCACCAACAGGACCACGGGGCTCCGAACCGATTCGCCCGAAAATTCAAGTGAGctatacagtcaccagcattaatacctgccacagcggagcgtgcaaaaatatctgacgtcCTACCGCCCTAGGAATCTAGGCTATCGAACTAATGATTGCTCGGATATATTAAATGGAGCGGCTTTGAGATTTGGTAATAAGTTCAGTTAAATTACTACAGACTTAAGTGCACCATagaatagtaataaaataaaatctattaaACTCCCAAATTGTCCAACAATCGGTCACATTATCAAACACAACAGCGCTCTTCGTCTTATAAGATGAAGGTGTACAAGAAACTTAgtacctatctatctatactaaactattaattacataaacataattaaaccactcaaaaatatgttaggtactacggccttattacgtcggaataagtgAACGGAGTCGGAATGtggtaagtacatatttttgaaattttgaataagtacatatttttacacttgactgtactaagaAAGTGGCGGATTATTAATGGACGTAAGACAATATTGATTGACGCTCTCTTTGCTTCTGCCTGTGCCGTTAAATAATGATTGACATATTTAGTGCAGTAAGTATCCCTTCGACGAGTTGTTGCTAGCTTAGACTAGTGAATCACAATATTGTCAACAGAGGTACAGCAATACACTCGAATCCAAGATACTACGTAATTCATACTCCTTGCAGTATTAATTACAGACTCAGAACGACCGTGCATTGGCATATATCGTAACAAATTCTAATAGTGGACGGACTTCGTTGTTCCAAAGCTAACTGTCTTGTTTAAAAGGCCGGGCGGACTGAGGCCTGCGAGTTAACGTTAAGGAAGGCACAGCCTGTCGCAGTAGATGTGCTTTATTGTTTATTACATGCAATTCACATGTCATTATGTTTATGTACAACATAACATAAACACATATGCAAACCCGGAAGGGCGCAGCATTATTGAGAAGAGATTCCATAACAATATATTGGCATCTTAGAATTAAATGACAACTGTAGcaataaatagaataaaaataagtgctTACCTAGtcatgcaatttaaaaaaaaatgccagaatattataatattggTTGGCTGGTAGATGGTAGTTTCCCCACTAGTTGAAATAAATGCTCAGTTTTATTGGTCGATAGGGCCCTATTACGGGGTAGGGTCGCGAGATTTCCATAATGCATGTCATGTAGTAGCGGctttagggtagggcgcggtggggcgaccgccTAGGGCGTCGGACTTAAAGGGGCGCCTGAAggctgtcatcatcatcatcatcccagcctatatacgtcccactgctgggcacaggcctcctctcagaacaagagggcttgggctatagttcccacgcgggcccagtggggactgggaacttcacacgcaccattgaattgcttcgcatttgtttttttttaagctgtACTTTCTAGAAAATTGCCAAAAGTGAGCGCCGaggaaatctcgcccagggcgctggaaggaagtgctaaaaccggcactggtCATAGGGCATTCGGAGAACCGCGAACCGTTTCATTGGTCGACAGGGTCCGCACGCGGGGTAGGTACGGGAGATTTTTTCATAACGCATGCCACAGGGCCTGCATTCAGGTTTCACTAGTccagggatggggaaatagaTTTAGAGATGGGCcatatacctacaataattaCAACATTTCCGCGGGCCAGCGagcatttattgaataaattttttattctaatcaagtaactagttttatagctcttgtcgctgtgacaaaagatgtaagagcgagttcatGCTGTCAGTGTGTTCACACtccagccagcgatcaactattaatatacgtgtcactttttaaccgacttcaaaaaaggaggaggttatctaagtattcggttgtattttttttgtgaagtggaactgatgatgaagaccacagttgaccatcggcgttactactcaataacaattattccatgggttgaatttcaattactttaacacagttgctaagcaatttatgctcctcgtaatgcatatggtgaaatggaatgggtggtgaagcaccaggactcttcaataaagaaaagtctctgcatcggaaaaagcaatcttttgtaaaaggtgacgagcagttggcATAAAACTATTGTAAGTATTAGATTGTTAACACTAAAaagggtgaaaaaaaattataacaaaaaatagaaccaactacaaaaaaccatgaaaataattttctaccagtctgaagtcggtgcctcagcacgagccagcaggagtgattgaagcccaatatgtagtgCGCAGGTTAGGtaggcgactataggtccactcctgttggctcgtgttgaggcaccgacttcagactggtagaaaattattttcatggttttttctagttggttcaattttttaCTCACActggatcttatatcttttgttcgtttcttgagcgagaaaatagtttATAGCCAATCATTTCCTCgtcggcggtgagacaactgccttattTAGATGACGGGTTTTGATCGCGGGCCGGATTAAATCTTGTCGCGGGCCgctatttccccatccctgcaCTAGTCGCTATTATAAATCCGCCTGCGGGAAGTCACCTCACCGCACGCTGTATGTTGACCGAGTTATCGACTTATGAGTTTCACTAGTTGTTATACCGCCTGCGGAAAGACACCGCATGCTGTAtatcgaccgagttatcgaccATTAAAACTGAACCTTAAGTATGACTACCAACGACGGTGTAAAAGAGGTCAGGGGTACCGTCCATTAGGTTCCTAGAGAGATAAGTAAGTGGCCGCCACTATAAATTGGTTGAGCGTGCAGCAGGTCTAACATTCACTCCACTCATATTTCGTTAGTCTTAGGGCTATATTCAGTCAGTTTGTTTaattgaaaaaggaaaaaaaaggtGTCCAATATTTTAAGATAATCCAACTAACAGACAAATCCTAGCTTATAGAGAATATACTGCagtgttctgccgtcagaattcAGCACTAGctctagcacaaaccgtaaacagttttttgaatgtcttaaaTTTCCGTAGTCTTTataatgtccgtaggatgccaaaatatcatattatttaaattaaagtctATCGATGTACATATACTAATAATTATGTCATGATCCGTCCTGTCGACAAACTATTTAAAGAGACCggcgttgtcatggcggtttgtttacggtttgtgctagtgtcgccccctgcgcagagtttTGCCTAATATTTCTGTCCCATCGCGGTAATTTTCATGTGGCGGCCACAGGTCATAGGTACTAGTCGCCCAACGTGACTGCTCCTTTATGTAAAGTAGACtttaacaaaaaaggaaattttccTTTTTGATATCATCAATATGATCAAATTAATCATACCTTCAACCGCCTCAAATAATTCGGTCTCAGCTTACTCAAAGCCGCAGCGTCTAGCTCAGACACCCTGTGTATACGTAGATGACTCTTCATATTGCACCGCTGGGCGTACCCCCGTCCACAAATGGGGCACTTGAACGGAGTCTCGCCTGTATGAAGACGCATATGGTCCCGTAAGTAATCTTCGTGGGTGAAACTTGTATTGCAGATCGTACATACTGCCGGCCGCTCGCCtggaatttataaaataatggattaaaaaaatatgcaagtttttACTTTTCACCTTTTCAGGGTTAAACGGAACCCGTCCATCTGTCCATACAGACCTGTATCTCCAGAGACGTATAGAATACACGGCTGAAACGTATACATAATGTGTATTTCTATTTCTgctacaacaaataataataaaaaaacgcttATTTACTTAGAAGCGGCTCATGTCTGGCTCATGAAATAAAGTCCTTCGCCGTACAGTCGCTATTAGATATGTCGGAGCAGctaaggtgatcaaaaatatcgaaatatgaACTCTAATGCCTAGAGCATAGAGTACATCTTCCAATGTTTTTGAACTCCTCGGCCGCTCCGACTTATTTGTTGATGAGTGACTGtacttacaaatttgtacggaactcggtgtgcgactcgcacttggacTGTTTTAATAGCgcatattttcgatataaactTTTCTAAATTAGGTCACTTCTCTACTGAGTAATACTCacatttgcactttaaagttgaatatttcgcaaccagatcactgaatcgcaaaatcatcttggcaaacccctaatggttttaaaagacctatctaactatagcccacactatagggctagtctgaagaaaaaaaacacccccagtttaagtctgtttttttaatttattttttactagcttttacccgcggcttcgcacgcgtaaactattcggtctggtagttgcaattgaaattttcgggattttacaaaattcccctttaaatttccaaaatttatatcgtggtcttcattgaggttgtgttgtgaataactgtacaaaattcaagactctagcTCTACTCTCTActcagtgctaaaatttcaaaatttttccctatccaaattcaaactcatatcatttattcagtaaataggccgcaatgggcactttacacgtcatttttaaattaccagcactttcggaaagaccgtcATTGCAAGAAGAAtacgccgcaagaagcttggcagaaagtgtgttattccagacgtccggctacctacataccaaatttcatgcctctaagcccagcggttgttatttcgagattttatccctatcccgtgggaatatcgaataaaagtagcctatgtgttattccagaggtccagctacctacataccaaatttcatggccgtaagcccagtggttgtaatttcgagattttatccctagttatcccgtaggaatatcggtcaaaaagtcacttaagtgatattccagatgtccagttacctacataccaaatttcgttattatttcaagatttttatccctattccgtgagaatatcggaataaatagtagcctatgtgttattccagaggtccagctacctacataccaaatttcatggctctaagcccagtggttgttatttcgagattttatccctagttatcccgtaggaatatcgggtcaaaaagtcacttaagtgttattccaatgttcagttacctacataccaaattttatgactctaagcccagcggttattatttcgagattttatccctatcccgtgggaatatcggaataaatagtagcctatgtgttatttcagaggttcagctacctacacactaaatttcatggctccaAGCCAGCGGTTgtaattcaagattttatccctaggtatcccgtggaataATCGAGtcaaaagttgcctatgtgttatttcagacatccaactacctacataccaaatttcatgactctaaacccagcggttgttatttcaagattttatccctatcccgtgggaatatcggaataaaaagtagcttatgtgttattccagaggtccagctacctacatactaaatttcatggctcaaagcccagcggtgttatttcaagattttatccctaggtatccgtgggaatatcgggtcaaaaagtcacctatgttttattccagacgtccaactacctacataccaaatttcatgactctaagcctagcggttgttatttcgagattttatccctatcccgtgggaatatcggataaaaagtatcctatgttttaatccaggttataactaactttccgccaaatttcatccaaatccgtccagccgtttaagcgtgaaaaagtaacaaacatactcactcactcactcactcacaaactttcacatttataatattagtaggatttaccattttgtcggcgtgatattcatgccaaattacagctttctagtactaaagGTCTCTAAGCttagccgcagacagacagacagacatggtgaaactacctataagggttcttagttgactacggaaccctaaaaagagaaacttatgaattaaaactaaatttttttttcaaggttATACAAAAAATCGATTTGAGTACTATCTTTAGTAGCTAATATTTTTGCCAAGAAATATTAAACCTTAAACCATAATACTTAAGGAAAAAGTTTTCAAGGAAATGATTATTAATTCAAGTATTTAAATCGTAATGAACATCAAGTACGCTATCGTTACGCCCATGGCCTAGTTCAAATGctatatctacgagtatacttatatttatatatccTACTTTtcctacttattattataaatgcgaaagtttgttttttcgtatatgtttgttactccttcacgctaaaacggctggacgtatttggatgaaatttggtacatagatatctggacgtctggaataagacataggttactttttatcccgatattcccttGGGATTACTTGGGAtacggataaaatcttgaaatttcaacctcTGGGAttagtcacgaaattttgtacagttgttcttaacacaacctcaatgaagatcacaatataaattttgggatttcccaggataattttgtaaaatcccggaatttcaattgtaactaccagatcaaatagtttacgcgtgcgaagtcgcgggtaaactctagtagcTTATACAGTGAAGAGATAAACTTTGCATGTTTGCTTATTTGTTTTATCAAACAGATTTGAAAAATTCTTTCACTTTCTGCTATTGCTACTATAACTTACTTCTATAATACTCATTTCAGATTACTATAAGCtattttttacaaggttttatttaggTTTTATACGtgccattgtctgtctgtagtcaaattttgaaagttaaatttaaccaacttccagtagctggattgactcgaaatttggcatacttatgtaaattgcgcgacaatacaataatctggtagtgacatcctggtagtctgccaggaccgtctccgcaggatggaactcttcaatggttattggcatcgacttaaaatgtagtttgggtaacaatgtaaactaagtaaaatcaacaaaaaattcagaaaaaaaagcttgcattaaaatttttaccaaaaacttatttattctgGGAATACGCAAAGTTCCCGCAGAATGCagaagcaacagctagtaacatAACAATCAAATAGGGTCATGTATAAATATTTACCTGTATGTATCGCTCGTTCATGAACCACCACAGACTTCCTACACTTGTAGGTCTTGCCGCAGATCTTGCATGAAAACATTTTAGGGGGTCCCGTCTTTTTCACATGCACAGATTTATAGTGCGATGACAATTCTCCTTTGAAAGCAAAGCATCGACCGCAGATGGCACACACAAAGTCTTTCTTGTCTGTATGTTTCCGTTTGATATGTCGTTTGAGGTAATATTCTGATGAACAGGTTCGATCGCAAGTGGGGCATTTGACTGGGTGGTCTTTATGCTTTTTCTGTTTATGGTATCCTAGTTGATCTGATGTGGTGAATATCTCTCCGCATAGGTCACAGAGTTTCGGTGGCTTTGGTGCATTATCAGGCTTTGTGGTAGGCCGTGGTATaacttctttctttttaattctTCTTTTCTTAAGCTCTTTTTGCTTTTTCATTAGCAATGTCTTCTTTTTTATAACTATGTCTTTTTCTTTTAGTTGTGATGGTATTTCAACCTTTGGTTTCACACTGAAAATAATATATGAATAAGTTACCATTATTTAAGTTATATTGATAATGAAACTagcatgagactcactcatagtgAAATAAACAGTGAACTCATTAGGTTGAGAAAGGTCTATGAGTCagaaacatgttgagctaaacttgagatgtgagttatccgttttaTCTCACTACgattatttagttaatttaaattaaagcttttaaaata from Choristoneura fumiferana chromosome 7, NRCan_CFum_1, whole genome shotgun sequence encodes the following:
- the LOC141429748 gene encoding uncharacterized protein isoform X2, whose product is MERICRICLRDDANIPIFDNNAGENNVNKKLSLCVKEKVEDIEGYPRNICAACNSTLDSICVFIEKYKQSYKVLESGLLLVKEEQVYSDNDLSEVEIDLVELKTEKDLVLEDTSIVEPLKLKIEKLKNVSIKRVPKKNVLKSETTSIAESILEGGFKWDGESVKPKVEIPSQLKEKDIVIKKKTLLMKKQKELKKRRIKKKEVIPRPTTKPDNAPKPPKLCDLCGEIFTTSDQLGYHKQKKHKDHPVKCPTCDRTCSSEYYLKRHIKRKHTDKKDFVCAICGRCFAFKGELSSHYKSVHVKKTGPPKMFSCKICGKTYKCRKSVVVHERAIHTGERPAVCTICNTSFTHEDYLRDHMRLHTGETPFKCPICGRGYAQRCNMKSHLRIHRVSELDAAALSKLRPNYLRRLKV
- the LOC141429748 gene encoding uncharacterized protein isoform X1, which codes for MERICRICLRDDANIPIFDNNAGENNVNKKLSLCVKEKVEDIEGYPRNICAACNSTLDSICVFIEKYKQSYKVLESGLLLVKEEQVYSDNDLSEVEIDLVELKTEKDLVLEDTSIVEPLKLKIEKLKNVSIKRVPKKNVLKSETTSIAESILEGGFKWDGERWCVKPKVEIPSQLKEKDIVIKKKTLLMKKQKELKKRRIKKKEVIPRPTTKPDNAPKPPKLCDLCGEIFTTSDQLGYHKQKKHKDHPVKCPTCDRTCSSEYYLKRHIKRKHTDKKDFVCAICGRCFAFKGELSSHYKSVHVKKTGPPKMFSCKICGKTYKCRKSVVVHERAIHTGERPAVCTICNTSFTHEDYLRDHMRLHTGETPFKCPICGRGYAQRCNMKSHLRIHRVSELDAAALSKLRPNYLRRLKV